The genomic interval ACGCGTCTCGGGGAGCTGCTTCGCGGCCTGCTCGAAACGGGCGATGTCGCGCTGACCGGATAGGCCCTTGGGAGCTGGTGTGAAGAACGTCGAGGACGTCTACCGCCTCTCGCCGATGCAGCAGGGGATTCTGTTCCACACGCTCCGGGCGCCAGAGACCGGGACGTATGTGGAGCAGATCTACTGGACCTGGCACGGTGAGCTCGAACTGGAACTGTTCCAGCGAGCCTGGCAGCACGTGGCGGAGCGGCACAGCGCGCTGCGCTCCGCCTTCTTCTGGGAGGGCCTGCCCGAGCCGGTTCAAGCCGTGCGTCGGAAGGTGCGGCTGCCCTGGGAGCTGCACGACTGGCAAGGAACAGCCGAGGCCAACTGGCAGCCGCGATTCGCGGAGCTGCTCGAAGCGGACAGGCGCCGGGGCTTCGTGCTCGCGTCGGCGCCGCTGCTGCGCCTCTACGCCGTCAAGCTCACGCCCGAGCGACACCTGTGCGCGCTGAGCTACCACCACCTGTTGATGGATGGATGGTCCGCGCCGCTGTGCCTCCAGGAAGTCCTGCGGCTCTACGACGCCTTCCACCGAGGTGACGACGCCGGGCTCGCACCCGCACGCCCCTTCCGCGACTACATCGCATGGCTGGACCGGCAGGATGTGTCCCAAGCCGAGCGTTTCTGGAAGCGAGCGCTCCAAGGCTTCACGACGCCCACCCCACTCGGAATGGAGCGAGCCCCGGGCCACGCGAGCACGAAGGAGACCTACGGCGTCCGAGCCCTCCGCCTCTCCACGGAGCTGAGCGGTCAGCTCGCGTCGCTCTCGCGGCGGCACCAGCTCACGCTGAGCACGCTGGTGCAAGGAGCCTGGGCCCTGCTGCTCAGCCGCTACAGCGGACTCGAGGATGTCGCCTTCGGAATGGTGACCTCTGGACGGCCACCCACGCTGCCGGGGGTCGAGGAGATGCTCGGCACCTTCATCAACACGGTGGCGACACGCGTGCGGGTGCCACCAGGAGCCTCGTTGGTCCCCTGGTTGAAGCAGCTCCAGGCGGAGCAGTTCGAGGCGCGGAGCCACGACTTCACCGCGCTCGTGGACGTGCACGGTTGGAGCGAGGTGCCGCGAGGACGGCCGCTGTTCGAGAGCATCATCATCTACGAGAACTTCCCCACGCCCGAGGGAGTCGCGAGCGTGAACGGTCGCTCGAGGGTGGATGGCTTCGCACGGACCGAGGGGAGGACGGGCTATCCCATCAGCCTCGTGGTGCTGCCCGAGGCCGCGCTCATGCTTCAAATCAACTATCAGGATGGCCGCTTCGAGGCCGCGGCCATCGAGCGAATGCTCGAGCACTTGCGAGCCCTGCTCCACTCCATCGCGGAGACGCCGGACCAGCGGCTCCGGGATATCGACATCCTCGATGCCACGGAGCGGGAGCGGCTGCTCGTCGAATGGAACGACACCGCCTCCGCCGCACCTCGGCCCTCGTCGGTCCACCAGCTCTTCGAAGCCCAGGCCGAGCGCACACCTCACGCCATCGCCGCCAAGATGGGTGAGCACCACCTGTCCTACGAGGAGCTCGACGCCCGAGCCAACCAGGTCGCGCACTTCCTGAGGGACAAGGGCGTGGGACCGGAGGTGCTGGTCGGCATCTACCTCCCGCGTTCGCTCGAGCTGCTCACCAGCCTGCTCGGCATTCTCAAGGTAGGGGGCGCCTATGTCCCGCTCGACCTCGCCTCACCACCGGAGCGATTGAGGAAGGTGCTGCGCGACTGCGGCGACCCGCTCGTCCTGACGAACACGAAGGCGCGGCCTGGGCTCCCAGCGGAGACCCGCGCGGTGTGTGTCGATGCCCACGAAGACGACCTCCGTGCGCGGCCAGCCTCCGCGCTGTACGCACATGTCCAAGCGGACAACCTCGCCTATGTCCTGTTCACATCGGGCTCCACGGGACGCCCCAAGGGCGTGATGGTTCCGCACCGAGGCGTCGTCAACTACCTCGAGTGGAGCAAGCGGGCCTACGCGGTGGAGGAAGGACAAGGGACACTCGTCCACTCGCCCCTGAGCTTCGACCTCACCGTGACATCGCTCTTCACCCCATGGCTCGCGGGGAAGACGGTGACACTCGTCGAGGAGCGCGAAGGAGGAGACACACTGGCCACGGCCCTCCGAGCCGAGCGAGCGCTCAGCCTGCTCAAGCTCACGCCCGCGCACCTGGAGCTGCTCTCACATCTCATCCCCACGGAAGAAGCAGAGGGGAAGACCCGGGCCTTCGTCATTGGAGGCGAGGCCCTGGGGGCCCGTCAGCTCCAGTTCTGGCGAACCTTCGCGCCCGGGACGCGGCTCATCAACGAGTACGGCCCCACCGAGACCGTCGTCGGGTGTTGCACCTACGAGGTCACCGGGCCGCAGGAGAACGGGACTGTCCCCATCGGCCGCCCCATCGCCAACACGCGTGTTCATGTCTTGGATACCCTGCTGCGGACCGTGCCCATCGGGCTTCCGGGTGAGCTGTATGTCGGAGGCGAAGGTGTCAGCCGAGGCTACCTCGGGCAGGCCGCGCAGACCGCCGAGCGCTACGTACCGGACCCGTTCAGCCACGAGCCCGGAGCGCGGCTCTACCGCACGGGAGACCAGGTCCGATGGAGGCCAGAAGGGCAGCTCGAGTACCTGGGCCGAATCGACTTCCAGCTCAAACTGCGGGGCTACCGCATCGAGCCCGGAGAAATCGAAGCCATCCTCCTGCGTGACGCACCCCTCCAGCATGCCCTCGTCGTGGTTCGCGAGGATGTGCCCGGAGACAAGCGGCTGGTGGCCTATCTCGTCCCCGCGCCAGGAGCGGTCATCGACACCGCCGCGCTGCGCGAGGGGCTCGTGGAGAAACTCCCCGAGTTCATGGTGCCCTCCACCTTCGTGGTGCTGGAGTCCTTTCCCCTCACGGCCAACGGCAAGGTCCATCGCGAAGCCCTGCCCGCGCCCGAGTCCACCCCGGCTCCGCACCGAGAGGCCCTCGCGGCACCCGGGTCGACCGAGGAGAAGCTCGTGTCCCTCTTCGCCGACATCCTGCGAGTGCCGAGGGTCGGCCTCCACGATGACTTCTTCGCACTGGGAGGCCACTCGTTGCTCGCGGTGCGCCTCATCGCGGAGATGGAACGGAGGATGGGGCGAAGGCTGCCGCTCGCCCTGCTCCACACCCACTCCACCGTCGAGCGCATCGCGGCCTTCATGAATGGCGGCGAAGCAGCCCCCGCCTCCTCGCTCATCACCCTTCAGCCCAAGGGCTCCCGTCCGCCGCTCTTCCTGGTGCACCCCATCGGGGGCAACTCGCTCTGCTACCTCCCGCTCTCGAGAGCACTCGGCCAGGACCAACCGCTCCACGCCTTCGAGGCCCCAGGGCTCGACGGCACACGTGAGCCCCTCGGCAACATCCCACGCATCGCGGCCACCTACGTCGCGCTGCTGCGCGAGCGTCACCCCCACGGCCCCTACTTGTTGGGCGGCTGGTCCATGGGCGGAGTCATCGCCTTCGAGATGGCCCGGCAGCTCACCCGCATCGGTGAGCGCGTGGCCCAGCTCCTCCTCTTCGACAGCTGGATTCCCGCGCTGTCCCCGCCGTCCGTCCCCAAGCCACCCCAGAACGAGGCCGAGGTCCTCTCGGCGCTCGCGCTCGAGTTCGGCCGAATGGCGGGCAAGCCACACACTCTCTCCACGAGCGAACTGGAGCCCCTCGACCCGACCGCGAGACTGGCGCTGATGCATCAGCGCGCCAGCGACGCCGGAGTCCTTCCTCCCGGGATGGGACAGCGGGAGCTCGGCATCGTGAACACCGTCATCCAGTCCCATTTGCGCGCGATGTTCCAATACCACCCGCCCCGGGACTACCCGGGTCCTCTCTCCCTCTTCCGTCCGATGCAGGGGCCACGCGTCCCGCCCTCGGACCCATCGGGCGGCTGGGCAGGACTCACGCTCACGCCGCTTCAGCTGCACGCCATTCCAGGCGACCACCACACGCTGCTCACCGAGCCGCATGTCCAGGTGCTCGCCGCCCTGCTCCAGCGCGTCCTGGGGCCGGCCCATCCCGAATCCCATCTCTCGTCCAAGAGGACATTGAACCCATGAAGAACGTCGAGGATGTCTACAAGCTGTCCCCCCTCCAACGAGAGCTCCTCGCGCGGGCACCGTCGTCGCCCGAACCCCGTGTCGAACACCTCTCCTGGAGCTTCCGGGGCGAACTGGATGAAGGAGCCCTGGAGGGCGCGCTGAAGGAGCTGGTGCGCCGGCACACCGCGCTGCGCACGGCCTTCTTCACCCAGGGCCTCGCGGAGCCCATGCAGGTGGTTCGCGCTCAGGTCGACCCCACGCTGGAGCGGCAGGACCTCACGGCGCTCCCGGAGGCGGAGCAGACCGCGCGCATCGAGCAGCACCTCGCCACGCAACGCGAGCGAGGACTGAACCTCATCGCCGCGCCGCTCGTCGGGCTGACGCTCTTCCGCACCTCGGCGGCCATGGGGACCCTCGTCTTCGGCTACAGCCCCCTGGTGCTGGACCGGGCCTCGGCGCGCATCTGCCTCAAGGAACTCTTCCAGCTCTACAAGGCCACGCGGGAGAAGTCGGAGGCGGGGCTCGAGCCGGGCCAGCCCTTCCGCAAGTACGTCGCCTGGTTGGAGCAGCAGGACCCGCGCGAAGCGGAGGTGCGCTTCCGTGAGGCCCTCCACGGACTCCAACCTTCGCGGCTTCCCGAGCGCACCGGCACGGACGAGACCCCGGGAACCTCCGCGTGGCTCACCCAGCAGCTCATCCTCTCCACCGCGGAGAGTGAGACGGTGCAGACCTTCGTTCGCAAGAACAAGGTGAGCCTGGGCACGCTGGCCCAGGCGGCCTGGGCGGTGTTGCTGCGCCGCCAGACGGGCGCCAGCGACACGAGCTTCGGCGTATACGTCACCGGTCGTCCCGAGGGGACACCGTGGAGTGACGTGCTGGTGGGAGGACTGGCGAACACGCTGCCCCGGCGCATCTCCGTCCCCTCCGAGGGCAACCTGCTGCGCTGGCTCCGAGGCCTCCATGCCGACCTGAGCGCCTGGCATTCCTCCGATGGCAGCTCGCCCAACCAGGTCCGTCAGTGGCTCGGCGTACCCGAGGGGGCTCCGCTCTTCCAGAGTGTCGTCTCCACCGAGGAGGTCGCCGAGGACGACGTGCTGGTGCCCCTCGCGCGCGGACTGGGCTTCCAGCTCCCGGCCGTTCCGCTCTCGGCGCCCACGCATCCCCTCTCCGTCAGCGTGGTGTCCGCGTCGCGAGTGTCGCTGCGGTTCACCTACGACACACGCCGCTTCGAATCCCTGTCCATCATCCACCTCACGGCGCAACTCCACTCGCTGCTGGTCGGCATGACCTCGCAGCCGGAGCAGGACCTCACCGCGCTGTTGCAAGCCACCGTGGAGCCCTTGCGCGCCACGGCCTCCTCGTCGCGAGAGCTGGGCCCTCGCGAGCTCCAGATGTTGCTCGCGCAGCACCCCGCCGTGCGCCAGGTCCGCGTGACGGAGGGACCGCGGGGGCTCGTGAGCCACGTCGTCCCCGCGCCTCGGCCGGGGGCGGGAAAGAAGCTCGACTTCAGCCTCTTCTTCTTCGCGGACGACGGTGGGGGCGAGGAGCGCTATCGCCTGTATCTGGAGGCGGGGAAGTTCGCGGACCAGAACGGCTTCTCGGCGGTGTGGTCGCCGGAGCGTCACTTCCACGAGCACGGAGGGCTCTACCCGAACCCCGCCGTGTTGAACGCCGCGCTGGCGACGGTGACGAAGAACGTGGGCCTGCGCGCGGGGAGCGTCGTGCTGCCGCTCCAGAGTCCGTTCCGCGTCGCCGAGGAGTGGTCCATCGTCGACAACCTCTCCAAGGGACGTGCGGGCATCTCCATCGCCTCCGGGTGGGTGCCCAACGATTTCGCCTTCGCTCCGGAGAACTATGCGAACAAGCGCGAGGTGATGTTCCGCAACCTGGACCTCGTCCAGCGCCTCTGGCGAGGTGAGTCCATCCCGGCGAAGGACGGCGTGGGCAATGACATCACGCTGCGCGTCTTCCCCCGGCCCGTCCAGGAGGCGCTGCCCATCTGGGTCACCTGCGCGGGAGGCGTGGACCTCTTCGAGAAGACGGGGCGCGACGGCTACCACATGTTGACGTCGCTGCTCGGCCAATCGCTCGAGGACGCGCTGCAGAAGACAGGCATCTACCAGACGCACCTGAGGAACGCGGGGCACGACCCATCCAAGCGGGTGGCCACGCTGATGATGCACACGTTCCTCGGGAAGGACACGCAGGAGGTGCTGCACAAGGTCCGCGAGCCGCTCACCCAGTACCTCGCCTCACACGTCCACCTCATGCAGACGATGGCCAAGAGCCTCAACCTCCAGGTGGACATCAACGAGCCGAAGTGGGTGCGCTACGTCGCCTCGTTCGCCTTCGAGCGCTACTACCGGACGGGAGCGCTGATTGGCACGCCCACCTCGTGTCTGCCCATGGTCGACCGACTCATCGAGGGCGGCGTCAACGAGGTCGCCTGCTTCATCGACTTCGGGGTGGAGACGGACGACGTCCTGGAGAGCCTCGTGCACCTGGCGGAGCTCAAGCGGCTGGTCGATGACGAGGCGCTGCGCACGCGCCATGTCCTCAATGAGTACCTCGACGAGCGCCTGCCCGGCGCACGTCCGGCGGTGACGTTCGACATGGTGGAGGCGCTGCCGGCCACGGCCTGACAGCCCCATCCGGGCGGGTCCTCGCGAGAATCTCCTCGCGAGGACTCAGGCGCCTGGCTCGTTCAGGAGCTTGCGCACGGTGTCCGCATAGAGCGCCACGTTCGACGGCTCCATCATGTCGAAGTGGGCGTTGACCCACCGCTTCTCGATATCGAACGGGTGGATGTGCAGCGAGCCCCCGACGAACGGACGCCACCGCTCCAAGGCCTCATTGCCTCGCACGGCGATGATGTCCACGCGGCCCGGGTACGGATAAGCGGGCCGATAGCGCGCGTTGAGCTGCTCACACCGGCGCGTGACGGCCAGGGCCCGCCGCGCTCCCGCGCCGTCGATGCCAGGGATGAGCAGCATCCGGTCCGCGGGGGCATGGTTCGCGAGCGCCAGCTCGACGAAGTAGTCCCACGCGCCGTGCTCATCCAGACGCGCGAACCGCTCCGAGTCAAAGGCCTCCGGGAAGGCCAGCTCCAGCATCGGTCCGATGCTGCGGGACTCTCCGGTGAGCAGGAAGGCGATGGCGAATCGCCAGACCGGGGTCTGCTGCTGGATGACCTTCATCATCGGCAGCACCGCGCGCAGCTTCGGGTTCGTCAGGGCCAGCCGGAACAAGGGCCGGATGAGCGCCAGCGTCGAGCGGGCCTTGAGCTGGAGCCAATGAGAGCGGGGCCCGCCCGTATCGAACATGACGAGGCGGGACACCACTTCGCCCTCCGTCAGGAGCAGCAACGCCATCTGGACGGCGACCTGACCGCCCAGGGACCAGCCGCCCAGCATGTACGGCCCCCGGGGCTGCACCTGCCGCAGGGCCGCGAGATAGTCCTCGGCCATCTGCTCCACGGTCATCTCCTCCGCGCCGCCCCTGAAGAGTTGCTGCGCCTGGAAGACATGCACCGGGCGCTCTTCGCCCAGCCGCCGGACCAGATTCACGTACGGGAAGGCCCAGCCCCCCGCGGCATGGACGAGGAAGAACGGCCTCCCCTCCCCCTTGCGCTGGAGCGTCACCAGCGGTGTGCCAGCCGCCCCTTCATCCCGCCGCAGGAGCTGCGCCTGACGCGCAATCGTATCCGCCGCGAGCAGCTCCGTGGCCTGGACGGACTTCGACAGGCGCCGCTCCACTTCCCCCGCGGCCCGAGTCGCCGACACGGAGTCCGCGCCCAGCTCCAGGAAGAGGTTGTCCTCCAGGCCGATGGGGCTGATGCCCAACACCTCTTCCCAGATCCACGCGAGCTGCCGCTCCCAGAGGTCCCGAGGCTCCACGAAGGGCCCGGCGTTCGCGGGACGGACTCGGGCTCGCACGGTGCGATGGGCCTCCCGCAACCGCTCCTGGTAGAGCTTGCGATTGGACGACCGGGAGAGCTTCCCCGAGGTGCTCTTGAGCAGCGCCCCCTGCTCGACGATGTCCACGTCCGCCACGGTGACGTTGAGCCGCGTCCACACCTTCTCGCGCAGCGTCCGCCGCAGCGCCTCGCGGTCGGTGTCCGCCCCTTCGGGCTCGAGCATCACGATGACGTCCTCGGTGCCCGCCACGTCATCGAAGAGGCCGAAGACAACGAGCCGTCCGGCCTTGATGCCCGGCACCTCTCCAGCCACCTCCTCCACGTCGCTGGGGTGGACGTTGTGTCCTCGGTGGATGATGAGGTCCTTGGCCCGGCCGGAGACATACAGCTCGCCCTCCGCCATGTAGCCAAGGTCTCCCGTCTTGTACCAGCCGTCCTCCGTGAAGGCGTCCAGCGAGAGGAGCCCCTCCACGCCGTAACCTGGAATGCGGCTCGAACCGCGCACCTGAATCTCACCCACGCGCCGCTCGCCCGGCGCACCGCCGATGCGCACCTCCATCTCCTCGAGGATGCGCCCGCAGGAGACGAACGTCAGCAACTCCGCCTCGGGAGTGCCCTCCGGCGCGGGAGCGGCGTGGTGCTCGGAGGAGACCGCGCGCGCCAGGACCCGGTCCACCCGGGCCGGACGGCCTGGCTCGGTCTGCGTGACGGCGAACGTCGTCTCCGCCATCGCGTAGCACGCGTGCAGGTGCTCCTCGCGAACGCCCCACTTCTCGAAGCGCCGCAGGAAGTGCTCGTGTGAGCGATGGCGCACCGGCTCGCTGCAATTGATGAACGCCCGGAGGGAGCCGAGGTCCAACCCCGCCAGGTCCGCGTCCTGGATGCGCTCCGCGCAGAGCTTGTAGGCGAAGTTGGGAAGCCAGACGAGCGAGGCCCGGTAGGTGGACATCGCCTGGAAGAGTGTCACCGGCTCGGCCAGCCACTCGAACGGAGACATGTGGACAGACAGGTGCCCCTGGTAGAGCGGCACCAGCAGACACGCCACCAACCCCATGTCGTGGTAGAGCGGCAACCAACTGACGACCCTGTCCGAGGCACTCAACTCCAGGGCCTTCGCGTAGGTGCGAGCCTGACTCGCCATCATCTCCCCGGTGATGCGCACGCACTTGCGCAGGCCCGTGGTGCCCGAGGAGAACTGCAGGAAGTCCATCGACGGTGCCGGCAGCGCCGCGACGGGGGCGGCCGCCAGGATGTCCTCGGGCGGGAACTCCACCACCTGGGAGGGAAGCCGCGCGCGAGTGACGACACCGGTGAACTCGCGCGAGGTGATGACCCACCGCGCGCCCGTGGACGACGCGATGGGGCGAAGCGTCTCGTGGAAGCGCTCCTCGCTCTGCTTGAGCGAGGGAAACGAGAGGATGGAAGGCAAAGCCCCCGCCGCCATCGCCCCCAGGAAGCCGAGGACCTCTTCATACGGCGAGGCGCTCAAGACGAAGACGATGTCCCCAGGCACGACCCCCGCCTGGACCAGCGCGGCGCCCATCGCCCCGATGCGCGACTGGAGCTTCGCCCAGGACAACTCCACGGGTGCTCCCGCACGGGACAAGAACACCAGGGCGCCTTCGTCGGGCCGCGAGGCCGCATGCAGCCCGATGCGCTCAATCAACGAGATGACAGGAGGGGCAGCCACTCCCCGCGCGAGGTTGCCAATCATTGGCCCAAGCTAACGACCCCACACCGCCGACTTCAAGGAACTACTTGTCTTACGATTAAAACAAGCGAAACGTGCTAACTTGAGAAAACCGCACGAACCCCACCATGCGAAGATTCCTGCTCATCTGCCTGGCGCAGTTTCTGTCCATGCTTGGCACGTACACCACGTCGTTCGGGTTGGGCGTCTGGCTCTACCAGAGCACGGGCTCCCTGACGCTCAACGCCTGGGTCTCACAGGCGGCCATCCTGCCGATGCTCCTGGTCGCGCCGCTCACCGGGGTCCTGGTGGACCGCTGGGGACCGCGCCGAGCGATGATGGTGGGTCATCTGGGAGCGGCCGTGGCGCCGTTGGTGTTGACGGTGCTGTATCGGATGGACGCGCTCCACGTCGCGGCCATTCTCGCCATGATTACGCTGGGGGCGCTCCTCACCTCGCTCCACTTCCCAGCGCAGTCCTTGGCGCTGACGTTGATGGTGCCCCAGGAGCAATACGGCCAGGCCAACGGGGTGATTCAGTTCTCCATCGCCATGGTGCAAGTGCTCTCGCCGCTGATGGGGGCGTGGCTCATCAC from Myxococcus stipitatus carries:
- a CDS encoding non-ribosomal peptide synthetase, which codes for MAAPPVISLIERIGLHAASRPDEGALVFLSRAGAPVELSWAKLQSRIGAMGAALVQAGVVPGDIVFVLSASPYEEVLGFLGAMAAGALPSILSFPSLKQSEERFHETLRPIASSTGARWVITSREFTGVVTRARLPSQVVEFPPEDILAAAPVAALPAPSMDFLQFSSGTTGLRKCVRITGEMMASQARTYAKALELSASDRVVSWLPLYHDMGLVACLLVPLYQGHLSVHMSPFEWLAEPVTLFQAMSTYRASLVWLPNFAYKLCAERIQDADLAGLDLGSLRAFINCSEPVRHRSHEHFLRRFEKWGVREEHLHACYAMAETTFAVTQTEPGRPARVDRVLARAVSSEHHAAPAPEGTPEAELLTFVSCGRILEEMEVRIGGAPGERRVGEIQVRGSSRIPGYGVEGLLSLDAFTEDGWYKTGDLGYMAEGELYVSGRAKDLIIHRGHNVHPSDVEEVAGEVPGIKAGRLVVFGLFDDVAGTEDVIVMLEPEGADTDREALRRTLREKVWTRLNVTVADVDIVEQGALLKSTSGKLSRSSNRKLYQERLREAHRTVRARVRPANAGPFVEPRDLWERQLAWIWEEVLGISPIGLEDNLFLELGADSVSATRAAGEVERRLSKSVQATELLAADTIARQAQLLRRDEGAAGTPLVTLQRKGEGRPFFLVHAAGGWAFPYVNLVRRLGEERPVHVFQAQQLFRGGAEEMTVEQMAEDYLAALRQVQPRGPYMLGGWSLGGQVAVQMALLLLTEGEVVSRLVMFDTGGPRSHWLQLKARSTLALIRPLFRLALTNPKLRAVLPMMKVIQQQTPVWRFAIAFLLTGESRSIGPMLELAFPEAFDSERFARLDEHGAWDYFVELALANHAPADRMLLIPGIDGAGARRALAVTRRCEQLNARYRPAYPYPGRVDIIAVRGNEALERWRPFVGGSLHIHPFDIEKRWVNAHFDMMEPSNVALYADTVRKLLNEPGA
- a CDS encoding amino acid adenylation domain-containing protein; its protein translation is MKNVEDVYRLSPMQQGILFHTLRAPETGTYVEQIYWTWHGELELELFQRAWQHVAERHSALRSAFFWEGLPEPVQAVRRKVRLPWELHDWQGTAEANWQPRFAELLEADRRRGFVLASAPLLRLYAVKLTPERHLCALSYHHLLMDGWSAPLCLQEVLRLYDAFHRGDDAGLAPARPFRDYIAWLDRQDVSQAERFWKRALQGFTTPTPLGMERAPGHASTKETYGVRALRLSTELSGQLASLSRRHQLTLSTLVQGAWALLLSRYSGLEDVAFGMVTSGRPPTLPGVEEMLGTFINTVATRVRVPPGASLVPWLKQLQAEQFEARSHDFTALVDVHGWSEVPRGRPLFESIIIYENFPTPEGVASVNGRSRVDGFARTEGRTGYPISLVVLPEAALMLQINYQDGRFEAAAIERMLEHLRALLHSIAETPDQRLRDIDILDATERERLLVEWNDTASAAPRPSSVHQLFEAQAERTPHAIAAKMGEHHLSYEELDARANQVAHFLRDKGVGPEVLVGIYLPRSLELLTSLLGILKVGGAYVPLDLASPPERLRKVLRDCGDPLVLTNTKARPGLPAETRAVCVDAHEDDLRARPASALYAHVQADNLAYVLFTSGSTGRPKGVMVPHRGVVNYLEWSKRAYAVEEGQGTLVHSPLSFDLTVTSLFTPWLAGKTVTLVEEREGGDTLATALRAERALSLLKLTPAHLELLSHLIPTEEAEGKTRAFVIGGEALGARQLQFWRTFAPGTRLINEYGPTETVVGCCTYEVTGPQENGTVPIGRPIANTRVHVLDTLLRTVPIGLPGELYVGGEGVSRGYLGQAAQTAERYVPDPFSHEPGARLYRTGDQVRWRPEGQLEYLGRIDFQLKLRGYRIEPGEIEAILLRDAPLQHALVVVREDVPGDKRLVAYLVPAPGAVIDTAALREGLVEKLPEFMVPSTFVVLESFPLTANGKVHREALPAPESTPAPHREALAAPGSTEEKLVSLFADILRVPRVGLHDDFFALGGHSLLAVRLIAEMERRMGRRLPLALLHTHSTVERIAAFMNGGEAAPASSLITLQPKGSRPPLFLVHPIGGNSLCYLPLSRALGQDQPLHAFEAPGLDGTREPLGNIPRIAATYVALLRERHPHGPYLLGGWSMGGVIAFEMARQLTRIGERVAQLLLFDSWIPALSPPSVPKPPQNEAEVLSALALEFGRMAGKPHTLSTSELEPLDPTARLALMHQRASDAGVLPPGMGQRELGIVNTVIQSHLRAMFQYHPPRDYPGPLSLFRPMQGPRVPPSDPSGGWAGLTLTPLQLHAIPGDHHTLLTEPHVQVLAALLQRVLGPAHPESHLSSKRTLNP
- a CDS encoding MupA/Atu3671 family FMN-dependent luciferase-like monooxygenase — translated: MKNVEDVYKLSPLQRELLARAPSSPEPRVEHLSWSFRGELDEGALEGALKELVRRHTALRTAFFTQGLAEPMQVVRAQVDPTLERQDLTALPEAEQTARIEQHLATQRERGLNLIAAPLVGLTLFRTSAAMGTLVFGYSPLVLDRASARICLKELFQLYKATREKSEAGLEPGQPFRKYVAWLEQQDPREAEVRFREALHGLQPSRLPERTGTDETPGTSAWLTQQLILSTAESETVQTFVRKNKVSLGTLAQAAWAVLLRRQTGASDTSFGVYVTGRPEGTPWSDVLVGGLANTLPRRISVPSEGNLLRWLRGLHADLSAWHSSDGSSPNQVRQWLGVPEGAPLFQSVVSTEEVAEDDVLVPLARGLGFQLPAVPLSAPTHPLSVSVVSASRVSLRFTYDTRRFESLSIIHLTAQLHSLLVGMTSQPEQDLTALLQATVEPLRATASSSRELGPRELQMLLAQHPAVRQVRVTEGPRGLVSHVVPAPRPGAGKKLDFSLFFFADDGGGEERYRLYLEAGKFADQNGFSAVWSPERHFHEHGGLYPNPAVLNAALATVTKNVGLRAGSVVLPLQSPFRVAEEWSIVDNLSKGRAGISIASGWVPNDFAFAPENYANKREVMFRNLDLVQRLWRGESIPAKDGVGNDITLRVFPRPVQEALPIWVTCAGGVDLFEKTGRDGYHMLTSLLGQSLEDALQKTGIYQTHLRNAGHDPSKRVATLMMHTFLGKDTQEVLHKVREPLTQYLASHVHLMQTMAKSLNLQVDINEPKWVRYVASFAFERYYRTGALIGTPTSCLPMVDRLIEGGVNEVACFIDFGVETDDVLESLVHLAELKRLVDDEALRTRHVLNEYLDERLPGARPAVTFDMVEALPATA